In Carassius gibelio isolate Cgi1373 ecotype wild population from Czech Republic chromosome B19, carGib1.2-hapl.c, whole genome shotgun sequence, one DNA window encodes the following:
- the LOC127979636 gene encoding uncharacterized protein LOC127979636 produces MAGEDVILNCNIVELYSSCSTVAWLKVIPENATISLTDRLQIHPHYSSNQWTSICTAVITNTTVHDSSMYYCAAVHSRFAHIGNGSRVIVKEHTVFPVIDILTPLITNGPSVPLQCVVKGVEASQVHVFWTVEGKKEKGQPVLTHGNDGVIQITRSQILMTAEEWERKVQCVCVVQFGGQLYNKTLQPHDAPDVCYAAKYIYLSVCLIFGLLLLATVIIYRLGRKTFLMMSL; encoded by the exons ATGGCTGGAGAAGATGTCATTTTAAACTGCAACATTGTAGAGCTGTACTCCTCGTGTTCAACAGTGGCTTGGCTGAAAGTCATTCCCGAGAACGCAACGATCAGCCTGACCGATAGACTTCAGATCCATCCTCATTACTCGTCCAACCAGTGGACCAGTATTTGTACTGCTGTCATCACCAATACAACAGTGCATGACTCCAGTATGTACTACTGCGCAGCTGTGCACAGCCGCTTTGCTCACATCGGTAATGGATCCAGAGTCATTGTGAAAG AACACACTGTGTTTCCTGTTATTGATATTCTTACTCCGCTGATCACAAACGGTCCTTCGGTCCCTCTTCAGTGTGTTGTGAAGGGGGTCGAGGCTTCTCAAGTTCATGTGTTCTGGACTGTGGAGGGGAAAAAGGAGAAAGGACAGCCAGTTTTGACACATGGGAACGATGGTGTCATCCAGATCACTAGGAGCCAGATCCTGATGACTGCTGAGGAGTGGGAAAGGaaggtgcagtgtgtgtgtgtagtgcagTTTGGAGGACAGCTCTATAACAAGACCCTTCAGCCACATG ATGCACCAGATGTGTGTTATGCAGCAAAATACATATATTTGTCTGTCTGCTTAATATTTGGTCTCCTGCTTCTGGCAACAGTGATTATTTATAGGCTGGGACGGAAAACCTTTTTGATGATGTCTCTATGA